The Nomascus leucogenys isolate Asia chromosome 4, Asia_NLE_v1, whole genome shotgun sequence genome includes the window GGTCGAGATAAAATTGTCACTATATGTACAAGGctgaaaattaaattcatttttattcttttttctactaCTGTTTGTTGCCTCTATTAGGAATTTACACTTGGTagagtaataaatatttattctgtacATAGATATTTGTATGATCACAATCTGTTAATCTAGTGAAATACAGAAGAAGAATCTGAAAAAGGGAATTGCTGGCACTAGTAAATTTCAGAGGGACTAATGAAAAACTTCTGGCAGAAAACTAGTGGTAAAGAACTTACTGTATTTGTGAATGGCTAGTATGCATATTTATCCCTATTTCAGTCCATTCAAACCAGGAAAATTAGAACTGTTATATAACATATACTTATGtaatatattgtgtgtatatatgcatacatatccttcttgcttttctggttccgCCTATTAGGACTTTTATAACtaagagataaaaaataattatttttagattttggagccacatttatatattagatattcCACATTGTGCTAATAAAATTGTAAGCTGattgcaaagaaacaaaaatccataTTGAACATTTCATATTACTATTCTCTTTCCCAGACGTTAATTGTTCTTGACCTTTACGAGAATTCACTGAGAAAGGCTATGACAGACTGTGTTTTGCAAAGATCATTGCCACAATGACTGCATCCCACACACTcttattataaaattgttttcacaCTCCTTCCATTGAAAGTGCCTCTCTCTCTTTAATCTGAGTCAGCCTTTGAGATTCCCATCACCGATTAGTGGGTCTGAAGTGATGCTATATGACTTTTGAGGCAGAATCATTCAAATGGcgttttcttctctctgtgttcTTAAGATGTTCACTTGCAACCTAGCCCCAGTGTTGTGAGGAAGCCAAGCACCCCCTTAAATAGCCCTAGTGCAGGGGTCCCAACTGAGGCATAGATGAGAACCGAGATGGACTGCCAGATATACGAGTGAGAGAGGCTGCAGCCCCCAGCCTTCCAGGCATGGCCAGCCTTTGAGCCCTTGCAACCGAAGGCACAAGTCAGAGATACAATGTCCATGCCAAGCCATGCTCACAATTCTTGAACAGAAGACATGGTGGTTGCTGTTGATATGTTTTAATGATAATTATTTGGAAAAGTCTGTCTCGAGATAATAGATAACTGGAACATAACAGCACTACAGCTATTTTCACAAAGGGGCAACAGCCAACATCACATAGCTAGAATACATCAGAACAAAGATGAATATCCAGGCCAATTAAGCACAAGCCTGATGCCCTTAACGTTCCATGTATAAGACTACTTTTTCTGTAATAAATATCTCACAAAATTGTGATTCTTCCACtattaatattaacatatttattcatttttattgaccAAATCCAAGATGCTGTCACACTTAAATAATACACTGGATATTTTAACCTTGTATATTAAGAATTCATATACAATTAAAGTGAATCTACCAGAGAAGATAAAAACATAGTCATGATAAAAGTCAacttaaaagaatggaaaacactAACAAGttataaactacattttaaaattcaacatatgaatatatatcaaACTAATTTCTTTAAATCCTAAAACTTAATGACTAAACATGGATAAAATACATTATCGAATGACCAATCTATCTGTATTAACAATTTTAAGTGATTTGAAACTTAGACTTGGTTAAGGGAGACAATCATTAGCACTTACTCTCTTTCCTTCCATAAGATTTTTTGGAATTCATCCAAATGCACCTGCAAAGCTGAAATTTCAGTTACTTCATTTTCCAAAGGCAGATTTATTGCTTTCAGTCTCAGCCCAGTTTTCATTTCGCCGTTTCCAGAACCACCATTGTTGAATAAATCGACACCATCTAGATTGGGCTTCATCTCCTCACTTAATTTTAGAGAATCAATAACCACACCTTGttcctgaaaacaaaacaaaacaaaacatatttaaacCTCTTGGAGAAAAATCATGATGATGATacattttcataaagaaataaatgttatgaTACCACcacaaattcatatttttatttcactatcATTCCCTAAAAGTGTTGTGTGGCCATACTTACTTGCATTCTTCTTtgagcttatttttttctatgttctacttcctcataaaaaaaaatacatttctcaaaagttCTGCTTTAACtctgtttattctctttttctaatcACAGCTAAAAATAACCCTGCACAAACTTGAACagctgtaaataatttttaatgagttGATGAATTCCTCTTTCAAGTTTCTTTTGTCATAAGACACTTACAGtttcaaagtaattattttttaacatttttgaaagacaAGATAGAATTTTCAGGAAGctcttgaatatttaaaaaagctTGCTTATTGCTTTATTTTAGTTCCCCTTATTGCTTTAATTCATGAGTCACATCTAAATAGAATTTAATGGGGCACTTTAATAAACATGGACATCAGTACTAGAGCAACAACTGCACGATACTCTTAGAGCGTAACTCAAAAACTTCACAGGACTCATGCTATTGGTATTTGCCTGTAATTTAAATTTGCCCTGGTTTGTAAGTCTGAAATGAAAGacaatttcaaataaaatctcaATGAATAGTCAAGTTCCAGTAAAATCTCGATGATacttcacttttattttactttttaagtagTATGTGGATGCCAGGTTACCTAGCATGATTCATTCCTTAATTCTCTCAAGAATGAGCATTGCAATCATCTATACTATAATATTTTGACAAACAATACAATAAGATGTGCTGTTCACGGAAAGTATTGAAGTCAGACGAAGGATACATATGCATATCTTTCTTGTTAGGtctcctaacccccagtacctcagaatgtgactgttgGTAGAGACAGGCCCTTTAGGGAGGTGATTTAGCTAAATTAGGGTCAGTAGGGTGGGCCTAATGatggtgtccttacaagaagaacTTAAGACACAGACATGTGTacagagaaaagaccatgtgaagacacgaGGAGAAAACGGCTttctataagccaaggagagaggcctcagaagaaactaacCCTGCTAGCACATGGATCTTGTATTTCTAGCTTCTACAAttgtaagaaaatgaatttctgttgcttaaacaACCGTgattgtggtactttgttacggtAGCCCTGGCAGACTAGTATAATCACCATTGGATTTGtcacttccttcttcctccccatcACTATATATGACCTTCAGAAATTCACATcatctctggattttttttcttaccttattaTTTGTGTCCTCCTTTGTAGAAAATTGTCTTTTTACCAAATACTCTCTGATAGACCCATGCATTTGTGAACTCAATTGAAATTGGTCTCTATGTTCACAGGATTCTTCTACGAAGCCAGGAAGCTTCAGATCCTGGGTAACTTTAGCTTCTAATGCCTCCTTCTGAGGTGGCaaactctgtttctttttcagtgtACTCAGTTCTTTCATCGCCATCTCTAGTTTTATTCTGAGttgtcttccttcctccctggcaCTGTTCCTTTCAGCTCGAACTTTACTCCATTTTTCTCTCCAGTTGGCAGTGCAGTCCGACCACCACCGCATGGTCTTTTCCATCTGAGCAGCTCTGGCCTTGACTTCTTCAAGCTCCCGCAGGCGAAGTTCTTCACAAATATCCCATTCGTTGGTGTTAAACGAGTGTGCACACAAATTGTGAGCAGCATGAGATTGTAGCCCATGAAGTGGGAAGCAGGTATTACAGGTGTCCCTGGGGGGtgaggcaggtgccaccatgtcACCGCGTGACTTAATTGATGATTGTTGCATCTGGAAGATCTGTGTTTCCTCAATTAATCGATGTATGGAATCTAAATTCATATTTATCTTTAAGACCTGAGAAAAGATAGAGGACACAATTTCACGCTGAAATTTCCCTTGTAAATACAGGAACAAgacctactctttttttttttaattgatgaaaacaatgctcttttttttttttttgagacagagtcttgctctgttgccaggctggagtgcagtagcatgatcttggctcactgcaacctccacctccagggttcaagcgattcccttgcctaagcctcctgagtagctgggactacaggcatgcaccaccacgcccagctaattttttgtattttagtagagacggggtttcaccatgttggccaggatggtctccatctcctgatctcatgatccacccgcctcagcctcccgaagtgctgggattacaggtgtgagccaccgcgcccagccgcgcTTTTTCAATATTGCATATTTTTCCAATGTAACTAAAAATATAGAGGAATTTAAACACTTGTAACTATCcactaagaaatagaaaatgcttgTATCCAATTTTgccaaatacaaataaaaatataaagatgcaATTGAAGGTAGCATATgacataaataattcattttgacAAATCCAGTTCTATTTGGGTCATATCTATTGTAACATTGtcctctacaaaatacaaattgtAATATTTATTGTCCACTAACTACTTAATGGTTTTCTTTATCCCTGCTAAGCCTCGATTTGTTCAGGCAGAATGCACAACCTATTGATCTATAGGCAAACAAGCCTCTATCCCAATCCCAGAGGTTAAATCATAGTCTACATTTTACATGATGCCCTTCATCTGTTGACTATTGACTAGTCTCAAGGCAGCCATATGGCCTGGCTCTGGCTGCTGGGATGTGAGATGAAGTGTACTGAGAAGATTTCCCATCTAGAAAAATATGAGAACATCACGATGAGGAactctctttcctctgccttccttGTGTTTGAATAAGGACATAGTTCTGGAAGAAGGTGAGTATAACAGCCTTCTCATAAGATTCAAAATGGTGAATCATGAAGATAAGAGCCTGATTTAAGGTGTGAATTACAGCATGACAGGTAGAATGCATACCTCTGATTTCTTTGCTATGTGAGCAGGATAACCTATATTTATTTAAGTTATGATGGTtgagttttctgttattttcaggCAAAAGCACATCTAACATGAATTAATTTCTTACTGTGGCTAATATTGTGATaaggtcaaaaataaaatattatggaaaAGACATGGTTCTTGTGTGTCAAAGATTTTACAGTCTGGTGGATGAGAGAAGCATAGTTAAGTTTTAAAGATACATAATTTACATTATAACATATGTATTTGttcaataattttgtttattatgtaATATGTGTCAAGCCAGTGTTAGATTCTTAGGTATGGTCAGGTGATCCAAGCGGTACTGATGAAGTTATGAGTATCGcttagaaatgaggaaactttACAGCGTAGATAACACTACACAGAGTCTTAGCCCAATGCAAAGCTTtgtaaaggaattaaaatcaaCTTTCCATATAAATACCAAAACACAAATTAATTTGTAAAGGCATACCATATGTAACAATATATATACccaattatttattcaatattgtAATATAGGTATACTGAGAATACAGTAAGtagaatttttgctttaaaaaagtgCTGAAAACATgcagcttaatttataaattaataaagttcCATGGCTGTATATAATTATCCGTTTTTATTCTCAGATACACTTTTCTGGTGTAAATAatcttatataatattttatgtgcaTGACATTAAATCCTCTCACTTTTTTTCATCTGCTTTTATATAGTTACAGATCATAAATTGCCTCCTTATGACCCATCTATTTAATCAACTGAATGGTTTTCATTACTTTAACTAACTTACAAAATAAGCCTTTAATCATCgggaaaaaaaagactatataatattttaaaagatgaatattaAGGCTATCTTATTAAGAGACCTTATAATATTAAACTTAATTAACATTAACTTTTAATTGtagataaaaaacattttaacaagtGTTATATAGAGAGGTCAAACCACTTCACTCTTCATTATAAtacttattataaaaatttagactcatggttgtaattttttttgttagcaTTGGTATATGTCCAATCATGTTTCAATTATTGCTGATGTGgaatattttgtttccttcatttacTATAATTCAGAGGGCAATAGGAATACAACTGACCAAATTCCAACaccaatataaaaaaagaaaagaacaaaaggaactCTTAATTAGAAAcacagcaaatatatatatatatttatttacctatacaaatacatatatatatttactattcactacttaattatatttcttttggttGAAATTCCAAAGTGAAGACAGAGAATTTAATTCAGCATATTAAACTTAAATTTATCCTTgctagttttcaaaataaatcagTATCATAAAATTGTAATGTCTTTAAATGTCtcattaacttttatttcacTAGTGTTTTGAAGACTCAATAATTGGATTCTGGTACATTGAGATCTTGCCTACCAATTAACTGTGTATTTTTTCACATCtgactaaataaaaatgagttgGGCTTAGTCAGTCCTTGAACTTAAAGAgtatttcctgttttaaaaagttttctcagGCAAGGAAAACTTGCTTGAGATGAGGATGGTtaacacacatatgcatgcactaAAGTCTTCATTTCCCTATACAAATGTGTGCACTCTTCGTATTTTAGCTCAGACAACTACGAAAGTATTTGCCAGTGGTTGTAGGACAGGGCCACTGATAcgtgggaaaatattttaagatgttgACTTGGTTTCTTGTACTGTTTTTTGCATTGTAAAAATTCTCAATCAGGCCACCATGATTCctgcaaatatttttgaatgtagTACATAAccacataaataaaatgttaagggtctacaaaatatatataatatcactaaaaaatattatttgttgcCAAAGAAGAACTTAATGTGTCAGTGGACACCAGCCTCTATTGGGTAGAGTTTTACTCTGCCACTTTTTAGACGATGATCTTGGACCAATTACATAAAACTGCCTTTCACTAAATATCCTTAGCATAAAAGGAGACAAGAATAGCGTGGGCCTCATTGAATTCTTGTGACTATTAAAAGGGAAAATGCCTGCAGATTGGTTAGCCCTAGCTATCTTGTAGGCAAGGCATACATTTTTATCAATGTTATACAAGTCATTAGTATGTCACCTTGACATACTAATTGTACcgtttacttttttgtgtgtttttccctctgtcttttgaaagagaaatggtgtacttaaaaaaaaaaacaacaggaaaagcataggaaaaatgaaatttacaAAAGTGCTCTGTATGTAATAAAGTTGCAGTTCCAGTTTCTATATAATATTGATATTAATCAGTGGAATAatcagtactattattatccccatcttaaTGATAATGAAACTAGGGCTTAGGCTCTGATGTATCCAGCCAAGTCATACAGTTAGAAGGGGTCAACCCAGTTTGGAAACTGAGGAAATTGAATCCTGAGCTACCAcctctttatataaaaattatacagctTCAAAGTATCACCTGTTTTCACTATAAATCTTTTAGAGTATTTCGGGAATACATTTGGCATACTTCCACTTTGGATATTTTTAAGCTAAAATATCTCTTATTAAATTACACAACAATTAGTCTTTTCATCCTGACACTGTTCTTTGAGTTCATTCAATCTCCTTATCATAGCTCAAAGGGACTGCGAGGTCCAGGCCTGTCCATCCCTCTGGCTTCCTTTGTCACTCCATCTTCCACATCCCCTGTGTCAGCTACCCTGGATGTGTCCATTCCTTGCACAACTTCACCTCCACCTTCTCCTTGGTGCAACCTGTTCGCTCTGCGGGAGCACGCTCCCCGCTCTCCACAGACCCTCTTTTCCCTGGCTTCTCATCCTTCAGGTAGCAGGTTATACTTTCCTACTAACTAAACCTGTGATCCGAGAATTCTAGATCCTTTAGTGGCCCTTTGTCTAAGGGTGTCCAAGGGAGAGGACACAGTCAcgggttcttagtttctgtttctgactgGGTAGTAAaaccccttcctcatccctcttttccaCCTATCACTAGAAACAGAAGCTAAAAACCAAGGTTTCCGGCTGCTGAAAGCctaaaacacaacacaacacaacacaacaacaacaacaaaataaggtggGTTGAATATCCACCGCTGACCTGCTCCTTgaaagtgaacaaaacagacatcaCTTCTGCCATCCTGAATGTTGCTAACAATCATAAACAATAAACCAAACTAACAATCACAACTTTTAACTAAATCTTTGAAAGGAGCAAACAGTGTATTGTAATCCAAAAAATCCCTATGTACTTAGCAAAGTCTCTCCCAAGTGACATTTTATGTATTATCTGAAAAATGCAATAGggcagaaagaaaagcatttttggCAGAAGTTAAACTTCCATGGCAGGATAAAAGagacattaaaaagatttttgtctTCTTGTTTATCGTTATTGCTTTATCTTAATCTATAGAAAATGAAAcctttgttgaatttttttttcctaagaagcATAGGACCTGTAATGCacacaaaataacaaaagccATTTGCAGTGAGAAAATAGATTAATACGGATTCAAAGCACAATGCTAAGAAACAATCATTATGATAGATATGATGACATATActctgataaaaagaaaaaagaatccgtTTTTAATATTCAGGAAAATAAACACTTTATTGTATTATAAAATGTGGCCTGTCAAACATGCACAAATGATGAGTATGAAAATGCATTTTGTATAGatctaaaacatatatatatatagatgaacTTTTGCAAGAGTACACAGACTATTAAATAGAAGACTATAGTTGTGATGATGAGATAAATGAAACCATACAGTAAATGGCCATATGGCATCATATGTATGTAGTTCAAGATTTGCTCATggttaaatattctattttaaaaatccttacaCTGTAGCAAATTATACAGACAGCTTCCATCTATGCTTGTTGGTGCAAATGAGAGGCTTTTAAATtgtacagagacagaaaataattcaCCAAAACAGGCaacttaataatataaaataaatttgaataactTGCCAATAATTTAAAGCTTAGATATTTTACTTTCCAAAAGCATTGTAACATAAAATGAGCATAAACACAAAGTTTAAAACATAATGTCATGTTTGCCAAGAGTCgttcttaaattttaaatggcATTATCTGATCATATAGAAATTACCtctattttaaagaattggcATGGAATACAGTAAGCATGACCTTTTGCTAGCTTACTCTTCATTGCTCCCCTTTCAAGCTATTGCTATTAACTAGTGTTATTGAAGCAATGTGTCAATGGTTCAAATCTATGTGATGCCTTTCCTTTAGGCTAGGTTTTCAGTaaaattatttgggaaaaaatagtgataaaaattacatttctaagATAAtgttcaatgatttttaaaactccaattctttaaaaataaactatttcaaaGTCTCTCCACATAGTATCTTGATGTCATTGCTGTGTTTTCTATAAGCTTTAAGGGgcttaaaaattacattataataaTAACCTCATAGATCAGAGAGAAAAAGTGACCAGTCCGACTTCTTTATAATGTgaataaagaaatacagagagaACCAAAATCCATAATCCATTTTATAAAGTGTCAATGCATCATTTGTAATAagtcttggaaaaataaaattcctgttTTCTGGCAGGCTGATCAACTTGAAGCCTTTATGGTGCTTTGCCTGCCAAGTACAAATTTAGGTTCAGACAGTTTAGACTTTCTTGGTGGATACATCATTTAACTACTCTTATGAAGTACTTGGGATGCCAAGCAGGTTCAAGAAAGCTCTGCTCtaaaatattgctgaaatttCTCACCAGTGTACAAATTTTGGGACTTAAAGAGATTATGTCATACATTTGAGCTTAGCAACCTAAGTATATTTCTGTATTACatagaatatatatggaataaatataatatacaatattatatatacatatatgtatatacaatattatatatacatatatgtatatataatctgTTCTACATATTTTACCTGTGTGTATGGAAACCTGACACTCAATTCATCAgcatcttaaaatatttacactCATGCCAAGGTTTTAGTGAACAAAGCCACAAACTATCCCAATTTTCTTATGCAATCTAATCCAACTTAATGGTGCCaaataaaaaagccaaaatatttcttgagaccttaagccaaaaataaaattaatattagctCTGCTGGAACTATATAGCCCCAACTAATCTTATTTCTGTATAAGAATGTGCTTAGCAGCTTAGCACTATTTCCAGGTGGCTAACAGACACGGTGCACATTTTATGGGAAATAACACTGCACAAGCCTGATATTGTTAAAGGTTCTGCCACTTTCTAAATTTAGGCAGGTGACTGTATCTGTAATTTACATTACTATGTAAACATCATCTTGTAGAACCTCATATCGattaaatgacaaagatgacaatGTAACTGTTTCCAGAAATACTAAAAtgttaaaaggaaattaaaaggagAGCACATAACCAATAACTTCAAATGATAATTATTATCAATATCTAATGTGAGAGCAAATCACTCTATGAAATAATTCCTATCACAGTTCCACTACAAACTAGGTGGTACTAAGAGAAGGACGGTTATATCATCAAGATCAGGgaattttttctgtttgttgttgttttacatttaaaatctatttatttgttaaaattatagattttctttaatattgaATTCATCgagatttccaaatatttttgtgcatttaAGGTTTCAGGAAACAAAGCCACAGATGACCCCAATTTTCCTATACATTTTCTAAGCAAAATTCCTAAACCGCTTACCATATTCACACTTATTCTTAAAGAATCTGTGTGGCTAAGTCACAAGATCTTCACAGGTCTATTTACACTTTGTGGTGAACAGGAGAAAGCTCTTTATGTCAGTAAAATGCGGTAATATTTTCTCACCCCCATTTGATAGGTGTGCAAAGCTGCCAACTGCTTTATGTTGGCTGACTGGAAAGTTTTCTCAGACTTCACGAAATTTGAAGAGTGAAGCTCAAAGATTGTCCTATCTATTTTCAAAAagcacttataattttttttcaatcaaaacaaaatttattcttaaagtcAGTTTTATTTTCCCAACAGTACATTCTTTACAGTAATAATCCAAATTGGCTAAACTGTATTCCACATcaaaaagctgagaaaaaaaatggattcagAAGCAGACATTTTACAACATATTTAAGACTTTCATGAGCTATACCTGTGCATATATCCAAATACTCCACTTCAGTCACCCCAGTTCTTACTAAAGCAAAAAGCATTTATGTGAAATCATGCATGACATACTATGTTAAactttattttgtgtgtatgatCTGGAATTCAATTTTCACTGTAAATAGCATGACCAAAGAGTAAGATTTACactttgaaaacataaatcaaatcaacaaaaaactttttaaaagcccAGCTCCTCCAAACTGCAAAATTTCTGGTGAATCCAAATGTTGTAGCAAACACGGAGAAAAGataggcaaaataattttttttctttcggaAAAGAGAAAGATCAGGCATAGGAAACCTATACCTTTTACCCAGACTTCAAAAGTAAGGAAGCCAGAAAAGCCACTTTTCAAATATGACCCCTAAGAAGTTGTATAAGATTGTCATACCTGTCTTGATGATCAAGtcaagcaatattttaaaattataacagtATTTAACTTACTTATTCAGTATATTTATTGGAAGCGACATGACagaatatacttaaatatatattcacataatttaaatatattcaaataaaagaaataataatttaaatatttttaaataaagtaacaatttaaataaaagaaataacaattcaaatatatttgaactgtttttctaagtttttttctaag containing:
- the CCDC102B gene encoding coiled-coil domain-containing protein 102B isoform X1 translates to MNLDSIHRLIEETQIFQMQQSSIKSRGDMVAPASPPRDTCNTCFPLHGLQSHAAHNLCAHSFNTNEWDICEELRLRELEEVKARAAQMEKTMRWWSDCTANWREKWSKVRAERNSAREEGRQLRIKLEMAMKELSTLKKKQSLPPQKEALEAKVTQDLKLPGFVEESCEHRDQFQLSSQMHGSIREYLVKRQFSTKEDTNNKEQGVVIDSLKLSEEMKPNLDGVDLFNNGGSGNGEMKTGLRLKAINLPLENEVTEISALQVHLDEFQKILWKEREMRTALEKEIERLESALSLWKWKYEELKESKPKNVKEFDILLGQHNDEMEELSGNIKEEAKSQNSKDRVICELRAELERLQAENTLEWDKREILETEKQGLERENRRLKIQVKEMEELLDKKNRLSANSQSSDFKMSQIDLQEKNQGLLNLQHAYYKLSRQYQANTAELTHANNRVDKNEAEVKKLRLRVEELKQGLNQKADELDDSLNQIRKLQRSLDEEKERNENLETELRHLQNW
- the CCDC102B gene encoding coiled-coil domain-containing protein 102B isoform X2 — protein: MNLDSIHRLIEETQIFQMQQSSIKSRGDMVAPASPPRDTCNTCFPLHGLQSHAAHNLCAHSFNTNEWDICEELRLRELEEVKARAAQMEKTMRWWSDCTANWREKWSKVRAERNSAREEGRQLRIKLEMAMKELSTLKKKQSLPPQKEALEAKVTQDLKLPGFVEESCEHRDQFQLSSQMHGSIREYLVKRQFSTKEDTNNKEQGVVIDSLKLSEEMKPNLDGVDLFNNGGSGNGEMKTGLRLKAINLPLENEVTEISALQVHLDEFQKILWKEREMRTALEKEIERLESALSLWKWKYEELKESKPKNVKEFDILLGQHNDEMEELSGNIKEEAKSQNSKDRVICELRAELERLQAENTLEWDKREILETEKQGLERENRRLKIQVKEMEELLDKKNRLSANSQSSDFKMSQIDLQEKNQALHSFSARMKAVP